One stretch of Natronobacterium texcoconense DNA includes these proteins:
- the glmM gene encoding phosphoglucosamine mutase: MEVFGSSGTRGVANDELTPAFVLRVAKAAGTAWGVDRVAIARDTRYTGRMLADAAASGLASTGTDVDRLGVVPTPGAQFYAEREGVPVIVVTASHNPPQYNGIKLVGRDGVELAVADLERIEEALLAESYTVAPWDETGRVREVEGVTDDYVDALLESADREKIADAELTVALDPGHGAGSLTSPEFFWELGCRVVTVNGQPDGHFPGRDPEPVPDNLTDLGRLVRATDADVGIAHDGDADRAIFFDENGEYVEGDATLAALAAAELEAGDTTVSAVNVSQRLVDVVTEVDAELELTPIGSTNIITRIEELEDKGKRVPIAGEGNGGIFFPGYRLSRDGAFTAARFLELVAERPVSEIVAPYDGYANVRRNIEYESTAERDAMLDAAANHAHSADAELNTRDGYRLDYGDAWVLARPSGTEPLVRIYAEARDADRANGLAEELYETLLDAKEDA, translated from the coding sequence ATGGAAGTGTTCGGATCTAGCGGGACACGCGGCGTCGCCAACGACGAACTGACGCCCGCGTTCGTCCTGCGCGTCGCGAAAGCGGCGGGGACGGCCTGGGGGGTCGATCGGGTTGCAATCGCACGGGATACGCGATACACCGGCCGAATGCTCGCCGACGCCGCCGCGAGCGGGCTGGCGAGTACGGGAACCGACGTCGACCGCCTCGGAGTCGTCCCCACGCCGGGGGCACAGTTCTACGCCGAACGCGAGGGTGTTCCAGTGATCGTCGTCACGGCCTCGCACAATCCACCGCAATACAACGGGATCAAACTCGTCGGCCGCGACGGCGTCGAACTCGCCGTCGCTGACTTAGAGCGAATCGAGGAAGCGCTGCTCGCCGAGAGCTACACCGTCGCGCCGTGGGACGAGACGGGACGCGTCCGCGAAGTCGAGGGCGTCACCGATGACTACGTCGACGCCCTGCTCGAGTCGGCCGACCGTGAGAAAATCGCCGACGCCGAACTGACGGTCGCGCTCGACCCTGGCCACGGAGCGGGTTCGCTGACCAGCCCCGAGTTCTTCTGGGAACTGGGCTGTCGCGTCGTCACCGTCAACGGTCAGCCCGACGGCCATTTCCCCGGACGCGATCCCGAACCCGTCCCGGACAACCTCACGGACCTCGGTCGGCTGGTTCGGGCGACCGACGCCGACGTCGGCATCGCACACGACGGCGACGCCGACCGTGCGATCTTCTTCGACGAGAACGGCGAGTACGTCGAGGGCGACGCCACCCTCGCGGCGCTCGCAGCCGCGGAACTCGAGGCCGGCGACACGACGGTTTCGGCGGTCAACGTCTCCCAGCGACTCGTCGACGTCGTCACCGAGGTCGACGCCGAACTGGAGTTGACGCCGATCGGCTCGACGAACATCATCACTCGGATCGAGGAACTCGAGGACAAGGGCAAGCGCGTGCCGATCGCAGGCGAGGGCAACGGTGGGATCTTCTTCCCCGGCTACCGGCTCTCGCGGGACGGCGCGTTCACGGCCGCACGGTTCCTCGAACTCGTCGCCGAGCGACCGGTCAGCGAGATCGTCGCGCCCTACGACGGCTACGCGAACGTCCGGCGCAACATCGAGTACGAGTCGACCGCCGAACGCGACGCGATGTTGGACGCGGCGGCCAACCACGCTCACTCCGCGGACGCCGAACTGAACACTCGAGACGGCTACCGGCTGGATTACGGCGACGCGTGGGTGCTGGCCCGTCCCTCCGGAACCGAGCCGCTGGTCCGCATCTACGCCGAGGCCCGCGACGCCGACCGCGCGAACGGACTGGCCGAAGAGCTGTACGAGACGCTGCTCGACGCGAAAGAAGACGCCTGA
- a CDS encoding HPP family protein, translated as MDDRTGTTIHTGLLISTTAAMAWLSGLPMLFPSLGPSAFVLAMFQDSEATSPRRVIGGHAIGVVAGLFAYHLLASGISMTATTAPGSLEGLRLAASGVLATTLTAGGMLATDTRHPPACATTLIVSLGLLSTLLEGALIVLAVAVLLVAHRLLLATERVGTRYGKQFLS; from the coding sequence ATGGACGACCGGACGGGGACGACGATACACACCGGCCTGCTGATCTCGACGACGGCAGCGATGGCGTGGCTGTCGGGACTGCCGATGTTGTTCCCCAGCCTCGGCCCGTCCGCGTTCGTGCTCGCGATGTTCCAGGACAGCGAGGCGACGTCGCCCCGGCGAGTGATCGGCGGCCACGCGATCGGCGTCGTCGCCGGCCTCTTCGCCTACCACCTGCTCGCGTCGGGAATCTCGATGACTGCGACGACCGCTCCCGGATCGCTCGAGGGGCTTCGCCTCGCGGCCAGCGGCGTCCTAGCGACGACGCTGACCGCGGGCGGGATGCTCGCGACGGACACCCGGCATCCACCCGCCTGCGCGACCACGCTGATCGTCTCGCTCGGCTTGCTCTCGACGCTGCTCGAGGGGGCGTTGATCGTGCTCGCAGTCGCGGTGTTGCTCGTCGCCCACCGGCTATTGCTGGCGACGGAACGCGTGGGAACGAGATACGGAAAGCAGTTCCTGTCGTGA
- a CDS encoding heme NO-binding domain-containing protein — protein sequence MHGIVPKTLEEYVVEHTDETAWDAVLERAAVETTLYLPVSRYDDRELEALLTALSNSAAQSREGIERDFGRRLAPALLATFDAHVADDRELHTVLLELEAIAADIESGIDGVSLPEVSGRVADEGNTVVVTYRSQREYCSLAHGVLEGFVSEFDAGAVVEKIDCVHEDADACRFRVALE from the coding sequence ATGCACGGAATCGTCCCCAAAACCCTCGAGGAGTACGTCGTCGAGCACACCGACGAAACGGCATGGGACGCCGTCCTCGAGCGAGCAGCCGTCGAGACGACGCTGTACCTGCCGGTCTCGCGGTACGACGACCGCGAACTCGAGGCACTCCTCACGGCACTCTCGAACAGTGCCGCCCAGAGCAGAGAGGGGATCGAACGTGACTTCGGTCGGCGGCTCGCACCGGCACTGCTCGCGACGTTCGACGCCCACGTCGCCGACGATCGGGAGCTACACACCGTTCTCCTGGAACTCGAGGCGATAGCGGCCGACATCGAGAGCGGTATCGATGGCGTCTCGCTGCCCGAGGTGTCGGGACGGGTCGCCGACGAGGGGAACACGGTCGTCGTCACCTACCGCTCCCAGCGGGAGTACTGCTCGCTGGCACACGGCGTTCTGGAGGGGTTCGTTTCCGAGTTCGATGCCGGCGCAGTCGTCGAGAAGATCGACTGTGTGCACGAAGACGCGGATGCGTGTCGGTTCCGAGTCGCACTCGAGTGA
- a CDS encoding ribose-phosphate diphosphokinase, with protein MIVSGSSSQSLAAALADELDEPLAAVEYDRFPDGELLAAVPEAADADGERAVVVASTVSSDAHVELLQLQDAVREAGVEEVVTVVPYMGYARQDKLFEEGHPISARAVARAISTGTDRVLTVTPHEEAVCEFFEPTATPVDAAGRLAEPLPGNLANPVFLSPDAGAIDLAETVRDVYGEGETDYFEKTRHSGTEVEISPSDVDVAGRDVVVTDDIIATGSTMSEAIGVLNERDVGRVFVTCVHPLLARNAYAKLARAGVEAIYGTDTIEREASAVSVAPAIADHL; from the coding sequence ATGATCGTTAGCGGATCCAGCTCACAGTCGCTCGCCGCGGCGCTCGCGGACGAACTCGACGAACCGCTCGCCGCCGTCGAGTACGACCGGTTTCCCGACGGCGAACTGCTCGCCGCGGTTCCCGAAGCGGCCGACGCCGATGGCGAGCGAGCGGTCGTCGTCGCCTCGACCGTCTCGAGCGATGCACACGTCGAACTGCTCCAGCTACAGGACGCCGTTCGGGAGGCCGGCGTCGAGGAGGTCGTCACCGTCGTCCCGTACATGGGTTACGCTCGCCAGGACAAACTCTTCGAGGAAGGGCATCCGATCTCCGCACGGGCGGTTGCTCGAGCCATCTCGACGGGGACAGATCGCGTGCTGACGGTCACGCCACACGAGGAGGCCGTCTGCGAGTTCTTCGAGCCGACGGCGACGCCGGTCGACGCTGCAGGACGGCTGGCCGAACCGCTTCCCGGCAACCTCGCCAACCCCGTTTTCCTCTCTCCCGACGCGGGCGCGATCGATCTCGCCGAGACGGTCCGGGATGTCTACGGCGAGGGCGAGACCGACTACTTCGAGAAGACCCGCCACTCCGGTACCGAAGTCGAGATTTCGCCGAGCGACGTCGACGTCGCCGGCCGGGACGTCGTCGTCACCGACGACATCATCGCGACGGGATCGACGATGAGCGAGGCCATCGGCGTCCTGAACGAGCGAGACGTCGGTCGCGTCTTCGTTACCTGCGTCCACCCGCTGCTGGCTCGCAACGCGTACGCGAAACTCGCACGGGCCGGCGTCGAAGCGATCTACGGCACCGACACCATCGAACGCGAGGCAAGCGCCGTCTCCGTCGCGCCAGCGATCGCAGACCACCTGTAA
- a CDS encoding HVO_0234 family beta-propeller protein: MLSIEEKRVYGDRDEATEAYVSSPMGVVRVRIAGDNVGEFSLCARCDARDVAASDGRVAVATDEDALVLASEESDEPTFAETGFGPAVAVGYVDERLVAAGPDGRVARLEANGKWTVLEPKGGDERRTATIDEVRAIDGDLVGTDDGVYRVHGDELEHAGLSDVRDVGAAGVPLAATGDGLYKLGNGWMKIYERPFDAVAADSRSSPGSLSRAHAVSDRSVYEYVDEEWREDETRANADDRIVAIDYDGYLYAVTETGTVEIAGDGEWRGRSIGVRDVTGLAVLR, encoded by the coding sequence ATGCTCTCGATCGAGGAAAAACGCGTCTACGGCGACCGCGACGAGGCGACCGAGGCGTACGTCTCGAGTCCGATGGGCGTCGTCCGGGTCCGGATCGCGGGCGACAACGTCGGCGAGTTTTCGCTCTGTGCGCGATGTGACGCCCGCGACGTGGCCGCCAGCGACGGTCGCGTGGCGGTCGCAACCGACGAGGACGCGCTGGTTCTCGCGTCCGAGGAGAGCGACGAACCCACGTTCGCCGAGACCGGATTCGGTCCCGCGGTCGCCGTCGGCTACGTCGACGAGCGTCTCGTTGCGGCCGGACCCGACGGCCGGGTCGCTCGACTGGAAGCCAACGGGAAGTGGACCGTCCTCGAGCCGAAAGGCGGCGACGAGAGACGAACCGCAACGATCGACGAAGTGCGGGCGATCGACGGCGACCTCGTCGGAACCGACGACGGCGTCTACCGCGTCCATGGCGACGAACTCGAGCACGCCGGACTGAGCGACGTTCGCGACGTCGGCGCGGCCGGCGTCCCCCTTGCGGCGACCGGTGACGGCCTCTACAAACTGGGTAACGGCTGGATGAAGATTTACGAGCGACCGTTCGACGCGGTCGCAGCCGATTCCCGCTCGAGTCCGGGTTCGCTCTCCCGTGCCCACGCCGTCAGTGACAGGAGCGTCTACGAGTACGTCGACGAAGAGTGGCGCGAGGACGAGACTCGAGCGAACGCGGACGACCGGATCGTCGCCATCGATTACGACGGGTATCTCTACGCCGTGACGGAGACGGGAACCGTCGAAATTGCAGGCGACGGCGAGTGGCGGGGTCGGTCGATCGGCGTCCGCGACGTAACCGGGCTGGCTGTGCTGCGATAG